The genomic DNA CAAACTCTATTAaacgaagagagagaaagataaatatatattgatgaaagagagagagggagagagaagaattgTGAATGTGATGAGTGATGAATGCAAAGGAGATATATGAGGATTTTATTCTTTGTTACTATAAAAATGGTAGGTGCCTAACACCAAACTTCTGTTCTTcctaatttcatgttttcttaattatgtcatttatatataatttacacaCAAGATACACGAGAAATAACTTTTATGATGTTgcttaatatatgtttttcctcATTAGAGGCTTCTACTAATGATATGATAGCAAACTTCTTAACCATAAAGAAGGAATTGAAATTAAACAGCCAATAGAgtatagagaaaaataaataaataaagggagACATCATGGCTTTCTATGGACAAATCATAGACTTGAactaaaagcaaaaaggaaGGTGAAACTGacattttcatacttttttcctttctatcgGGGAAAATATTGTaaacagaaatcaaaaataaaactgaatattGGATTTGGTGTAAAAAGCTTCACACTCACACTCCAAAGTCCCTAACCAATAATacccttctcttttttttttcttttttgtgtgcaaACAACCAAATGACCAATACCCTTCTCTTGCCCTAAATTTCTCTACCATTTACGTTATCTATTGAAAGCAAATATAAAATTCCCAATCTATGAAATTGGGTGGAATAGATCAATCCTAAAACTGGTTAGTCTTGTTTTCTTATTGTCTTTTCAGAAGTCCAAAGAAGGAAATTTAAATTGACtgaagaacaatgaagaaaCAACCAACACTATACCAAATTCTTATACAGACGTTTAGTTTTAATTacagtttagtttttttttttctttcgtaaGTGTTGTCGTGGAATATAAACTCATTCCGAAATTTCAAAGCTCAATCAACATTAAAGCTCAATCAAAAGTAATGTCACACAATATCAAATATAAAGAGTTTCACATATGCCCTATCAGAACCTAATTAGGGTAAATTGTTTTGATATACAGAGTAAGGTTTTGTcgataataattatataaaaggtaaaaaaaaagaagagacaagTCTATTTTTATCCTTTGACCGTCCTCCCAAGGTACTCTTTATCAGCATCTGCTAATCGGTTCTGAAACATGGTCCATTCCTTTTtgcatctctctctcactccttgCCATGGAGCTTTCCCATTCTCTGACTTACCTTGACTTCCAAGTGACGGTATCACTTTATGTATTATCCATTGCGAATCCACAACACCAATCTTCTCATGAGCAGGCtgcaacaacacacacacagagtTTCATGATCCATTCCGGAGTTAATATATGGTTTATTATCAAGCAGAGGGCCAAAAATTACTTACTTCTACGCATCTTCTAAGCGCAAAGTCGAGACCCCATCCATGAACCAGATCGTTCTGCATcagaaacataaacaaagtGATTAAATTCATCCAAGCAATAGTGCATTAGTTCCGCGTATCTACTGATTGACAAACCTGAATCATATGCCACACACATCGCCATGCTTCTCGTGAAAATACAGGAGCCATTATTTCAACAAATCTGTGTGAGGGGAACAAAACTTAGTACTGATAACGACTAAGCATTCTTGAGTGGGgctaaagagaagaaagagagttttACGCGGCACAAGGAGGTAAATGTGGGTCTTTACACCATCCAGGCTTTTCTTTAGTATCTCTGTTCACCAGTgaaaacaacacattcttaaatCAGAACCAAAACTGAAAGGCAAAGAACGgttagagagaaaaagagatctTACTTGTGGACCTCTCGGTCACCTCTCCTCTTTGTCATCTCCCAAGTGAGTCCATTATTAGGCTCTAGGCCTGGTTGAGAAATCTCTAAACCATGCTTCTTAACTAACTCAATGTACCTGAAGTTTTCACAGAACTCCATCATTATATGTATAAGAAGACATTGTTATGCGACTCCAGACAATGTAACTTACCTATCCGCATTGAAGTGCTCCACTCCAAGATCTTCATCCCATATAAATATGTACTCATAAGCTGACACAACATCAGGATGCAAAAATCTCTTCGCATACCACCTGCCAAAACCAGTAGAGAATTTTTCATatactaaacaaaaacaagattgtcCAGAATGTTTGATAACCACTCATAGAAACTACCAGATGACTCAccattttgtttgctttcttatACTAATATGAATCGCGTTCTTTGACCACTCAAACTGGTCCCATTCAGTTGTCCGACCATCATAATGGAAGAgcaaaatttggaaatcttcagAGAACTGCagaaatgacaaaaacaaacaaaaagatctGAGTGTATCCAGCAGTGTCATTACTGTACAAAAATACTGGCTAAGACATGCTGATATTGCACAGAACCTTCTTAACAACTCCATTAATATGGTTCCTCTGCTCAAACCCAACTGTAAATGTCACAAGAtattttggcttcttcttcaaatcctgCAAAGGTTTTTATTTTGACATAAAAAATCTAATAGCCTCCACAGAGAACCATATATGTtgttgataaaacaaaaatgaaacacaTACTTCATTAGGTTCTCCCCATAATCTACGCAAGTAAAAATCAGTTCTCGCCACAACAATTCCGGGAGGCAATAGCTCAGCACCACGCGGGTTGGTTGGAACATATATCTTCGATcacaacaacagaaacaatgagaCACTATCTCTAGCACATACAATCAAATAGCTAACATAAAAACTATATTTGGTTCTTGAGGAAAGAAACAGTTCTGCATTCATGAAACTGATTATACAGATCAGACAGTTATATAACCTCAGGAAACTTTCTTGAACCGAAATCTTCAGGCGACTTGTCACCAGATAACAACTTCCCATCAAAAGATGGCATAAAGCCCGAGGGTAAGTTAATCTGAAggaacacaaaaaacaaaacttaacaaGTGAAAAAGTGAAAGAGGGACAACTAAACAAgtcaagaagaaagatgaaaacaaaCACCAAACCTTAAAAGAAACTGAAGGTAATGTAACACCAATAAAAGTCCCAAACACTATTCCCAAAATAGTTGTGATAATAACCTTTGCATTTTCATTTGTTCTTCGAGGAGCACCACTGCCAAGAAAGTAAACCACTATAAGTAGTAATCTTCAAATTGAAagcaaactcttttttttttttgtattacaaTCAAACAGTCAATAAAAAACATACCTGCGGTGCATTGTTCCCATTTAGTTCGCAATATCTCCAAACTCTACTCAGCAAATACTAAAAGATTCAATCTTTTCTTCAGCttcaacaacacaaaactatTATAATAAGTTCTATTTAAATCTTTGACTAAAAACGACAgattcaggaaaaaaaaatctaatctttctCAAAACATCATAATCTAATCGTGAGATCATAATACTGAAACAAAGGCAATATCGAAAAATCAAATTCTCTAGTATAGAAGAGAAGGGAAATGAAATGAAAAGGTAATTACTTTACAGGATTTTAGATCTCGGAGATCTGAACACGCCCGGTGATACAAAACCAACTCGATAGATTAGGGCTCAGAGGAGAGATTCTCCGATCTGTAAGAGAGCAGAGTGAGAAAGAGTGTGTGAGAGAGATGGGAGAGAggttttaaaattcttaaaggtctaaactttttgtttccttaattaatcaaattaaaaaggtaaaacctCTATTATTAGTATTAGGACATTTGTTCCggtctttttctctttttttttttaatacaactCATTTAAATGGAGCCAACAAAGATTTGaaaattcaacttttttttttcttcttcttaattaattaccAGTCAAACTTTAACAAACAAAGGAAATGTATGTGCTAAGTTTGATtaagtaaagaaaacaaaattgtgtTGAATAAGAAGCATAATATAAGTGTAAGTATACAAGCTAAGTTTGAGAGTGAGCCCATTAGGTGATCCATATATATGCAGCAACTCCATGTTTGGGCTTAGTATATTgtacacataattttgttttggttatttacttaaatttgatGGAACCATATGAatacaactttttgttttagatgggtttttaaaaaaaattatatgcttcctagcatttttacaaaaattaatttcactagttttacaattttgaaaatgtactaaatccaaaaaaaaaaaaaaaagcaatttcGTGGTTTAGGTGTTTC from Camelina sativa cultivar DH55 chromosome 7, Cs, whole genome shotgun sequence includes the following:
- the LOC104700705 gene encoding uncharacterized protein LOC104700705 → MGTMHRSGAPRRTNENAKVIITTILGIVFGTFIGVTLPSVSFKINLPSGFMPSFDGKLLSGDKSPEDFGSRKFPEIYVPTNPRGAELLPPGIVVARTDFYLRRLWGEPNEDLKKKPKYLVTFTVGFEQRNHINGVVKKFSEDFQILLFHYDGRTTEWDQFEWSKNAIHISIRKQTKWWYAKRFLHPDVVSAYEYIFIWDEDLGVEHFNADRYIELVKKHGLEISQPGLEPNNGLTWEMTKRRGDREVHKDTKEKPGWCKDPHLPPCAAFVEIMAPVFSREAWRCVWHMIQNDLVHGWGLDFALRRCVEPAHEKIGVVDSQWIIHKVIPSLGSQGKSENGKAPWQGVRERCKKEWTMFQNRLADADKEYLGRTVKG